From Toxotes jaculatrix isolate fToxJac2 chromosome 7, fToxJac2.pri, whole genome shotgun sequence:
CCAGCCCTGAAAGACAGCAGCGGGAGTCATGGTTCTCCTATCAATGGCAAACTGCAGGGAGTCTTCTTTAGCTGCAACACAGAGTTTGATACAGGCCTCCCTCCGAAAGACTCCCCGTACGGCCCCTTGCGTTTCCAGATCCCAGCTGGACACCTGCTGAACCCCAACATCTGCCTGTACTTTGCAGACTTCTACTGTATGTACACAGCCTACCACTATGTGGTGCTGGTGCCGGCCCCTGTTGGCTCAGAGGGAGATACCTTCTGCCGCACCCGCCTCCCTATGCTGGACTTGGCCTCCAACCCCTTCCTGACATACACTGCCCCCCAGAGGCCAGGGGAGGAGCCTCTGTACTGCCATGCCAGTGACGTCATCCTCGAGGTGCTTTTTACAGAGCCGGTTCATCTGGATCATGGCAGTGTGGAGCAGATCAGCGGGCACCACCAGCTTATGAGTCTGACCACAGCCAATGCCAAGAAAGACCCAAGCTGCAAAGTGTGCAACATCAGTGTGGGACGCTGAGGGAGACGCTGATGTAAGGCAGACCTGGGAGTGTGTGAGCCTGCAATGCTGAAAGACACAGTTTTGCACAAGACAAAACAGTTGAGTTCATCATCGTCTAGGTCAGATCACAGTGGAAACAGCCCACCTCTCAGGGTGTGTGCATGCTGctttccctcttccctcctgcCCGGGAATAGAATAGTGAGTATTGgacttttacagtgtgttttgcaGAATTTTAAGAACACAGCTGGAAGTACATTAAGTGCAGTCCATCTCTGactgctgaataaaacattaaaaaaaaacataataggTTATAGAAGACTGGAGAAAATCTG
This genomic window contains:
- the LOC121184789 gene encoding phytanoyl-CoA hydroxylase-interacting protein, giving the protein MTEMDAPLSTPCNIQICEVTCDSFRIMWDMTPEDTARATHFFIDLSRKESKDPNRFKHRDVPTKLVAKAVSLPMAVRGHWFLSPRTEYCVAVQTAVRQPDGDYLVSEWSQVVEFCTGDYAMEHLQQLLDKATGSAGRLLKFSVFYRNQHPDYFDYVRRECGGLMRPALKDSSGSHGSPINGKLQGVFFSCNTEFDTGLPPKDSPYGPLRFQIPAGHLLNPNICLYFADFYCMYTAYHYVVLVPAPVGSEGDTFCRTRLPMLDLASNPFLTYTAPQRPGEEPLYCHASDVILEVLFTEPVHLDHGSVEQISGHHQLMSLTTANAKKDPSCKVCNISVGR